The following are from one region of the Alicyclobacillus fastidiosus genome:
- a CDS encoding sugar ABC transporter substrate-binding protein: protein MKNKSFGLLAVGVTGLVLTLSGCGITTTNSSVATTGKGTDTGLKWSNYPNVDSSLKGQTITILWTDTGGTAQQTDEKIEKEFTQQTGIKVNNIGVDYNSVYNKVMTDVMSNSSDIDLAEMDTIWAGQYYAGKVAVDLTNVIPKSVQAQFTPSALTSVTYDGHIMAVPWYSSTKHFYWNKKLFQEAGLNPNDPPTTYDQFLQDSKIIQQKLGSKGVYASGWSWEQAESLTCDYVSFLGAYGGSFFNSAGQPEFNSSAGVQALQMMQTLYKSGTVDPASLQWNETQVQTAFAAGKIAMMSNWEGQYPLLNDPSQSQVVNQTAATILPGEGNVKSAAVTGSEGVALLQSSKHKAAALAFLEFLASKPYQLTEFQMNGQYPTVSSFYSDPDFKKADTTKTMGIMEEQYKYGVNRPNAPGYVSWSDILNGQLHSAIMGQETPKQALNTAQTKIEQAIKQAGTN from the coding sequence ATGAAAAACAAGAGCTTTGGTCTTCTAGCGGTTGGTGTCACAGGTTTAGTGTTGACGTTGTCTGGATGCGGTATTACCACGACGAACTCGTCGGTAGCAACCACCGGAAAAGGCACCGATACTGGTTTAAAGTGGAGTAACTACCCCAATGTCGATTCGTCTTTGAAAGGTCAAACGATCACCATTCTCTGGACGGACACTGGCGGCACGGCGCAGCAGACAGACGAGAAAATTGAGAAGGAATTTACTCAACAGACAGGTATCAAAGTCAACAACATCGGTGTCGACTACAACAGCGTGTACAATAAAGTCATGACGGACGTGATGTCCAATTCCTCCGATATCGACCTCGCTGAAATGGATACCATTTGGGCCGGTCAGTACTATGCTGGTAAAGTTGCTGTCGATTTGACCAATGTCATTCCCAAGAGCGTTCAAGCCCAATTTACACCATCGGCTTTGACATCGGTGACATATGACGGGCACATTATGGCCGTCCCTTGGTACTCCAGTACAAAGCACTTCTATTGGAACAAAAAATTGTTCCAGGAGGCTGGGTTGAATCCGAACGATCCACCTACCACCTATGATCAGTTTTTGCAAGATTCCAAGATTATTCAACAGAAATTGGGCAGCAAAGGGGTTTATGCGTCAGGCTGGTCTTGGGAACAAGCTGAGAGCTTGACTTGCGACTACGTCAGTTTCTTGGGCGCCTATGGCGGTTCGTTCTTTAACTCTGCAGGGCAGCCAGAATTTAATAGCAGCGCTGGTGTTCAAGCGCTGCAGATGATGCAGACGCTGTACAAGAGTGGAACGGTCGACCCAGCAAGCCTGCAATGGAATGAAACGCAAGTACAGACAGCGTTTGCGGCTGGTAAGATCGCGATGATGAGCAACTGGGAAGGGCAGTACCCTCTGTTGAACGATCCGTCTCAATCGCAGGTAGTCAATCAAACAGCAGCCACGATTCTTCCGGGTGAGGGAAATGTGAAATCGGCGGCCGTCACAGGTTCGGAAGGCGTTGCCTTACTTCAAAGCAGCAAACATAAGGCTGCCGCTCTTGCGTTCTTGGAATTCTTGGCTTCGAAGCCATATCAGTTGACCGAATTCCAGATGAACGGACAATATCCAACCGTCTCCTCGTTCTACAGCGATCCAGATTTCAAGAAAGCGGACACGACCAAAACGATGGGGATCATGGAAGAACAGTACAAATACGGGGTTAACCGCCCGAACGCGCCGGGCTATGTAAGCTGGTCGGACATCCTGAACGGGCAGCTTCACAGCGCCATCATGGGCCAAGAAACACCGAAACAGGCGTTGAACACTGCACAGACGAAAATCGAACAAGCGATCAAGCAGGCAGGCACCAATTAA
- a CDS encoding sugar ABC transporter permease has translation MRKISKLRRGDRLFAYALLIPTVIYLACVFVYPIVQSLFWSFLHYDLLDGSPKHFVGFGNYAQILVSGQFWYSLWNAIWFTLFTCSVELVLGFFCALLLNQTFPGRTFFRASIIIPWALLTMVNGLLWDYMLQPGTNGGALQIVLHALHLLPHNSNPVWLATITGTVFWAGIADIWKMTPFMTLLILAGLQSLPGELYEASMLDGAGFWKKVRYVTIPHVMPAVIVAVVLRVMGAFRVYDILTEFTGSDTTSVTYLTFDNAFRYFYLGKASAMAWLSTLFIIALIIYYIRILKKNMDEA, from the coding sequence ATGCGGAAGATTTCAAAGTTAAGACGAGGGGATCGCCTTTTTGCCTACGCCCTGCTGATTCCAACGGTTATCTATTTAGCTTGTGTGTTCGTCTATCCAATCGTTCAATCGCTCTTCTGGAGTTTCCTCCATTACGATCTATTGGACGGGTCTCCTAAGCATTTTGTTGGGTTCGGCAACTATGCACAGATTTTGGTGAGTGGTCAATTTTGGTACTCTTTGTGGAATGCCATTTGGTTCACGCTGTTTACGTGCTCGGTTGAATTGGTTCTCGGATTTTTTTGTGCCTTGTTATTAAACCAAACCTTTCCCGGGAGAACGTTCTTTCGGGCTTCGATCATTATCCCGTGGGCACTGCTGACGATGGTTAACGGTTTGCTTTGGGATTACATGCTGCAGCCTGGAACAAATGGCGGCGCTTTGCAAATTGTGCTGCATGCGTTACACCTCTTGCCCCACAACAGCAACCCGGTTTGGCTGGCTACCATCACGGGAACCGTATTTTGGGCTGGGATCGCCGATATTTGGAAAATGACCCCGTTCATGACGCTGTTGATTTTGGCAGGTCTTCAATCACTTCCTGGAGAGTTGTATGAAGCATCAATGCTCGACGGGGCTGGGTTTTGGAAAAAAGTCCGGTACGTGACGATTCCTCACGTCATGCCGGCGGTTATTGTTGCTGTTGTCCTTCGCGTCATGGGCGCTTTCCGCGTGTATGACATTTTGACGGAGTTCACAGGCAGTGACACGACGTCTGTGACGTACCTTACCTTCGATAACGCATTTCGCTATTTCTACCTCGGTAAAGCGTCGGCGATGGCCTGGCTAAGTACGCTATTCATTATTGCGCTGATCATTTACTACATCCGTATTCTGAAAAAGAATATGGATGAGGCTTGA
- a CDS encoding carbohydrate ABC transporter permease, which yields MKKLQKTSTDIIPTGYLWTGLILLFLFSVLPFIYMIGSSFSSQLELNEGHLFPHHPTLINYQQLFSNSGPYVSELRAAMGNSLEVSILTTVISLIFGCFAAYAFARIRFPFRMTGLFAILSMQVLPSVSIVVPLYMLFRTGFSIPIPFTNLSFQLTGPLLDTPWALIIAYCSGTIPYVVWMVTGYFSVVPKELEESAYVDGCGRLGTMFRIILPLSIPGLAATFIFSVLNNFDEFMFANAFTTTYNSKTIPIFIAELVGKHSLPWGLMTAAGVVATIPFVILSMICYRWIVTGVTAGAVKG from the coding sequence ATGAAGAAACTACAAAAGACGAGTACTGACATCATTCCTACAGGTTATCTTTGGACGGGATTGATCCTACTTTTCCTGTTTTCGGTACTGCCCTTTATCTACATGATCGGTTCGTCGTTCTCATCGCAACTGGAGTTGAACGAAGGGCACCTATTCCCTCATCACCCGACGCTCATCAACTATCAGCAACTTTTTTCAAACTCGGGACCCTATGTGTCGGAATTACGCGCGGCGATGGGCAATAGTTTAGAAGTGTCCATTCTGACGACCGTCATTTCACTCATCTTCGGCTGTTTCGCAGCTTATGCGTTCGCTCGCATTCGATTCCCATTTCGAATGACAGGACTGTTCGCGATTCTATCGATGCAGGTGCTTCCATCGGTGAGTATCGTCGTACCACTGTACATGCTGTTTAGAACCGGTTTTTCCATTCCAATTCCGTTTACGAATCTATCGTTTCAATTGACGGGGCCGCTTCTCGACACGCCGTGGGCACTGATCATCGCTTACTGTTCAGGGACGATTCCGTATGTGGTCTGGATGGTCACAGGCTATTTTTCAGTGGTTCCAAAGGAACTTGAGGAATCCGCATACGTGGATGGGTGTGGACGCCTCGGGACGATGTTTCGAATCATTTTGCCGCTCTCGATTCCGGGATTGGCTGCCACATTTATCTTCAGCGTGTTGAATAACTTTGATGAGTTTATGTTTGCCAACGCGTTTACAACGACTTACAACTCGAAGACGATCCCCATTTTTATTGCCGAACTGGTCGGGAAACACTCGCTTCCATGGGGACTGATGACGGCGGCTGGCGTTGTTGCCACCATCCCCTTCGTCATTCTCTCCATGATTTGCTACAGATGGATAGTCACCGGTGTAACGGCAGGTGCAGTGAAAGGTTGA
- a CDS encoding BadF/BadG/BcrA/BcrD ATPase family protein, with the protein MKHVLGLDGGGSKTFAVVVNEQGELLGKGVAGHGNYQNASVGIDGALANYKAAILQALSEADLTIEQIDFAQFGLAGADREKDFRILRPAVASLGFRNWDIVCDTYEGLRTGSRDNVGVVLVCGSGTNAAGRNPAGETKQIGGFGYLFGDTAGGHHLAQEAFRAACRDFERRGPSTLLRQKIPSYYGMCDMGEVLDYYYDHELYHTHLDMCKLLHEAADEGDEVSIRILECVGRELGLAANSVIDHLGGFDGMDIPIVLVGSVIQQGRSPFLLRALRDEIQKKHETFHLVIPEMAPAFGAALIGMDRLGIHASQTIEDKFISYGGYQ; encoded by the coding sequence ATGAAACACGTGCTTGGATTAGATGGCGGTGGAAGTAAGACGTTCGCCGTAGTCGTGAACGAACAGGGAGAGCTATTGGGGAAAGGCGTAGCTGGTCACGGAAACTATCAGAATGCCAGTGTGGGAATCGACGGAGCGCTCGCCAACTACAAGGCAGCGATCCTGCAGGCCTTAAGCGAGGCAGACTTGACGATTGAACAAATCGATTTTGCGCAATTCGGACTTGCTGGGGCGGATCGAGAAAAGGATTTTAGGATTTTGCGCCCAGCGGTCGCTTCCCTCGGCTTTCGCAACTGGGACATCGTCTGTGACACGTACGAAGGCCTGCGTACGGGGAGTCGGGACAATGTCGGCGTCGTGCTGGTCTGTGGTTCGGGTACAAACGCCGCTGGGAGAAATCCCGCTGGAGAGACTAAACAGATAGGCGGCTTTGGCTACTTGTTTGGCGATACCGCTGGCGGACATCACTTAGCACAAGAGGCTTTTCGCGCTGCTTGCCGCGATTTTGAGCGGCGTGGCCCGAGCACTTTGCTACGGCAAAAAATTCCGAGCTATTACGGGATGTGCGATATGGGCGAAGTGCTCGATTACTATTACGACCATGAACTCTACCACACACATTTGGACATGTGTAAATTATTGCACGAAGCAGCGGATGAAGGCGACGAGGTTTCTATTAGAATTCTCGAATGCGTTGGACGTGAGCTTGGTCTCGCCGCGAACTCGGTGATTGATCATTTAGGCGGGTTTGACGGAATGGATATTCCCATCGTGTTAGTTGGGTCTGTCATTCAACAAGGAAGAAGTCCGTTCTTGTTGAGGGCATTGCGCGACGAGATCCAAAAAAAACATGAAACGTTTCATTTGGTTATCCCGGAAATGGCTCCCGCGTTTGGCGCCGCTTTAATTGGAATGGATCGGTTAGGTATTCATGCAAGTCAAACAATAGAAGACAAATTTATTTCCTATGGAGGCTACCAATGA
- a CDS encoding 6-phospho-beta-glucosidase, whose amino-acid sequence MNREPLKIAVIGGGSSYTPELVEGVIKRYEEMPVKDLYLVDIEAGRHKLEITSALAKRMVEKSGLPIRIHATLDRREAIDGADFITTQLRVGLLDARAKDERIPLQYNCIGQETTGAGGFAKALRTVPVLLGIAKDIEELAPNAWMFNFTNPAGINTEAVLNYSKVKSIGLCNLPIGTQMQIAKLVGCDPYDVNLEWVGLNHLNWSSKILVNGVDVLPEVLSKAPSAKGLTMKNIPDFGWDAEFLESQGMLPCSYLRYFYMTDDMLAEELEAARTVGTRAQVVKQVEAELFELYKDPNLSMKPKQLEQRGGAYYSEAAMNLIHSIYTNRNDQQVVNVRNNGLLDFLPNDASIEANCVINAEGATPLQIKTPIPGHIRGLIQVVKAYETATVEAAVSGDYGLALQALTLHPLVTSAKVAKNILNDILTQHKEYLPQF is encoded by the coding sequence ATGAACAGAGAGCCCTTAAAAATCGCAGTGATTGGCGGCGGTTCCTCGTATACCCCAGAGCTTGTCGAAGGGGTGATCAAGCGGTACGAAGAAATGCCCGTGAAAGACTTATATTTGGTTGATATCGAAGCAGGGCGACACAAGCTCGAAATTACTAGTGCCCTCGCAAAGCGCATGGTTGAGAAGTCAGGGCTTCCAATCCGCATCCACGCGACACTGGATCGTCGCGAGGCCATTGACGGTGCGGACTTTATCACGACGCAACTGCGCGTGGGGCTGCTCGATGCTCGTGCCAAGGACGAACGGATTCCACTCCAATACAACTGTATTGGCCAAGAGACCACTGGTGCCGGCGGTTTTGCAAAAGCGCTTCGCACCGTTCCGGTGTTGTTAGGCATCGCGAAAGACATCGAAGAACTGGCTCCAAACGCTTGGATGTTCAACTTTACGAATCCAGCCGGCATCAATACGGAAGCCGTATTGAACTACAGCAAGGTCAAATCGATCGGCCTTTGCAATTTGCCCATTGGAACTCAGATGCAAATCGCGAAGTTGGTGGGCTGTGATCCATACGACGTCAACTTAGAGTGGGTCGGGCTCAACCACTTGAACTGGTCATCAAAAATCCTCGTCAACGGAGTAGATGTGTTGCCTGAAGTGTTGAGCAAAGCGCCCTCAGCTAAAGGGCTCACGATGAAAAATATCCCCGATTTCGGCTGGGACGCTGAGTTTCTTGAGTCCCAGGGCATGCTGCCGTGCAGCTACTTGCGGTACTTCTATATGACGGACGACATGCTTGCTGAGGAACTCGAAGCTGCGCGCACCGTCGGCACAAGAGCGCAGGTGGTTAAACAAGTGGAGGCTGAGCTATTCGAGCTGTACAAAGATCCGAATTTGAGCATGAAGCCAAAGCAACTCGAACAGCGCGGCGGCGCTTATTATTCCGAGGCAGCGATGAATTTGATTCATTCGATTTATACAAACCGCAACGATCAGCAAGTCGTCAATGTGCGCAACAACGGACTGCTCGACTTCTTGCCAAACGACGCCTCCATCGAAGCGAACTGCGTAATCAACGCGGAAGGTGCCACGCCACTGCAAATCAAGACGCCGATCCCCGGGCACATTCGCGGTTTAATTCAGGTCGTGAAGGCCTATGAAACGGCCACTGTCGAAGCGGCAGTAAGTGGGGATTACGGGCTTGCACTGCAAGCTCTGACGCTTCATCCGCTGGTCACTTCCGCGAAGGTAGCGAAGAACATTTTGAACGACATTCTGACACAGCACAAGGAATACCTGCCTCAATTCTAA
- a CDS encoding GNAT family N-acetyltransferase, whose product MQRVEIRQVRHRHELEACFDLWGFVFSNESRAFFQERLDYDTHYVGETTWVAIVDGVIASAIQIFPYRARLESLELLVGGIGSVATHPEYRGRGLAQEILHAQIHWMEENGFDLSLLFTGIHDFYRQCGWEQVLEKEYSIDSLQLNPGGSRLAAGGFVPAGHDLGEIARVYDEYNRHRTNSMVRSQEYWRDQLRWRHESLSRNFYAAIEDGEITAYLRLREKDAIYVDEAVYRPGHGDTVVSLFEQFILENPGKAIELRIPDDHALARFFDQQGVSPTSFDGAMWRLFNFPRFMKKMEPIFAKRFTNGQQGNQEILVRCGDEAVSLRVDGGDVRVIAYDGYPRYQSCLTLSEADFLTLATQGAQALEDGKVKRNPVLETLFPNQHSIMWSSDFF is encoded by the coding sequence GTGCAACGCGTCGAGATTCGACAAGTGCGTCACCGACATGAATTAGAAGCCTGTTTTGACTTGTGGGGGTTCGTCTTTTCGAACGAAAGTCGCGCGTTTTTTCAGGAACGGTTGGATTATGACACCCACTACGTCGGCGAGACGACGTGGGTTGCCATCGTGGACGGCGTGATCGCCTCCGCAATACAAATTTTTCCGTACCGTGCGCGACTTGAGAGTCTTGAACTGCTCGTAGGTGGAATTGGAAGCGTTGCGACGCACCCCGAGTATCGAGGAAGAGGGCTCGCGCAGGAGATTCTACACGCTCAGATCCATTGGATGGAGGAAAATGGGTTCGATTTGTCCTTGCTTTTCACCGGGATCCACGATTTTTACAGGCAGTGCGGCTGGGAGCAAGTATTGGAGAAAGAGTATTCAATCGACAGCCTGCAGTTGAATCCGGGCGGTAGCCGCCTGGCTGCAGGCGGGTTCGTTCCAGCAGGACACGATCTCGGTGAGATTGCGCGTGTCTACGATGAGTATAATCGCCATCGGACAAACAGCATGGTTCGCTCCCAGGAATATTGGCGGGATCAACTGCGTTGGCGCCATGAGTCGCTTAGCCGCAACTTCTACGCGGCCATTGAGGACGGGGAGATCACCGCCTATTTGCGACTGCGCGAAAAAGATGCGATTTACGTCGACGAGGCAGTTTACCGACCTGGCCACGGGGATACGGTGGTTTCGCTATTTGAGCAATTCATCCTCGAGAACCCAGGTAAAGCGATTGAACTACGCATCCCTGACGACCACGCATTGGCTCGCTTCTTTGACCAGCAGGGCGTGTCGCCGACGTCATTTGACGGTGCGATGTGGCGTTTGTTCAACTTCCCGCGCTTCATGAAAAAAATGGAGCCGATTTTTGCCAAGCGTTTCACAAATGGACAGCAGGGCAACCAAGAGATACTCGTTCGATGTGGTGATGAAGCCGTGTCGCTGCGCGTGGACGGGGGAGATGTCCGCGTGATCGCATATGACGGTTACCCGAGGTATCAGTCTTGTTTGACATTGAGCGAGGCAGATTTTTTGACGCTCGCCACACAAGGTGCACAGGCGCTTGAGGACGGTAAGGTAAAACGAAACCCAGTGCTTGAAACCCTGTTTCCGAATCAACATTCCATCATGTGGAGTTCCGATTTCTTCTAA
- a CDS encoding Rieske 2Fe-2S domain-containing protein: MLSYQDNKTLTRTGAGTPMGEVLRRYWIPALMSEELPHPDCPQVRVKLLGEELIAFRDTSGRVGLVDEYCPHRRVSLFYGRNEGCGIRCAYHGWKFDVDGKCVDLPSEPTESNFKSKIRIKSYPTEERGGVIWAYMGQPDLKPELPEQEWMLVADSQRYISKKIQECNYFQALEGGIDSSHVSILHSGSVANLGVSRKSSSTTLLARDTAPRFEVMETDYGLLIGARRDADADNYYWRITQFIMPWYTMIPPFGGAPRGGHAWVPMDDEHCWVWSWSWTPGRDLTQEEIDQMAAGAGIHAKLIPGTFRTVANQQNDFLIDRDMQKRGESFAGIFGVGMEDHAVQVSAGAIAERSLERLGTSDTAIIKARRRLLDAVRLNEKGGAVPALDAESHRVRAASVLLPKGMPFHEGAKDALKLMEKDFEAV; this comes from the coding sequence ATGCTGTCCTATCAAGACAACAAAACGTTAACGCGCACTGGGGCTGGAACGCCAATGGGCGAAGTCCTGCGTCGCTACTGGATTCCTGCACTTATGTCAGAGGAGCTCCCGCATCCAGATTGTCCGCAAGTCCGGGTGAAATTGCTCGGCGAAGAGCTGATAGCCTTTCGGGACACGAGTGGACGCGTGGGGTTGGTCGATGAATACTGCCCACACCGCAGAGTCTCTCTGTTCTACGGGCGAAACGAGGGGTGCGGCATTCGATGCGCCTATCACGGCTGGAAATTCGATGTCGACGGCAAGTGTGTAGACCTGCCGTCAGAACCGACCGAGAGCAATTTTAAATCCAAAATTCGAATTAAGTCGTATCCCACAGAAGAGCGTGGGGGCGTCATCTGGGCGTATATGGGCCAGCCGGATCTCAAGCCGGAATTGCCCGAGCAGGAGTGGATGTTGGTCGCCGACAGCCAAAGGTATATCTCGAAAAAGATACAAGAGTGCAATTACTTCCAGGCACTGGAGGGTGGGATCGATTCGAGTCACGTATCGATTCTCCATTCCGGTTCGGTTGCCAACCTAGGGGTATCGCGCAAGAGCAGCAGTACGACTCTCTTGGCCCGGGACACAGCTCCTCGGTTTGAAGTGATGGAAACCGATTATGGGCTGTTGATCGGAGCCCGTCGAGACGCAGATGCAGACAATTACTATTGGCGTATCACCCAGTTCATCATGCCGTGGTACACCATGATTCCACCGTTTGGCGGAGCGCCGCGCGGAGGCCACGCGTGGGTTCCGATGGATGACGAACACTGTTGGGTGTGGAGTTGGAGCTGGACGCCAGGTCGCGACTTGACACAGGAGGAAATCGACCAGATGGCGGCGGGAGCTGGCATTCATGCGAAATTGATCCCAGGCACATTCCGTACCGTCGCGAATCAGCAGAATGACTTTTTGATCGACCGCGATATGCAGAAACGCGGCGAGTCATTTGCGGGCATCTTCGGCGTCGGCATGGAGGACCATGCGGTGCAGGTGAGCGCCGGGGCTATTGCGGAGCGGTCATTGGAGCGCCTCGGCACCAGCGACACGGCCATTATTAAAGCGCGGCGCCGCCTGCTCGACGCGGTACGGCTGAACGAAAAGGGCGGGGCAGTGCCGGCCCTTGATGCAGAGAGTCATCGCGTTCGCGCCGCGTCGGTCCTCCTGCCGAAGGGGATGCCTTTTCACGAGGGCGCAAAAGATGCCTTGAAACTCATGGAGAAGGACTTCGAGGCGGTGTGA
- a CDS encoding alcohol dehydrogenase catalytic domain-containing protein, whose amino-acid sequence MGETSLSAVATGGLQTEIREFKLPCIAPDEGILRVEIVGVCGTDVSHYRMLREPMILGHHVIGHIDRIGEVAAKRWGLKEGDRVAMEEYIPCGHCELCRTGNYRLCSDTEPGVGIRYGATPIAVSPSLFGGFSEYMYLHPNAVVHKLPAHVPAVEAALTLPLSNGFEWMRTIGQIGPGDVVVIQGPGQQGLASALAAKAAGAKAVIVTGRSTSVRRLELARQLGADYTVNVSEEDVVVRVREITGGEMADVVLDVTSGGTEPVVTSLQVVKKHGTVLLGALKHQLFQEFDLDIIYQKSLTVKGVRGHNYESVKMAIDFVSSGVFPLKLMNSHDYRLADTDLALRTAGSMGEPNPLLVTVSPWK is encoded by the coding sequence GTGGGTGAAACGTCGCTCTCCGCTGTCGCTACAGGGGGATTGCAAACCGAAATTCGGGAGTTTAAGCTTCCGTGCATCGCGCCCGACGAGGGGATTTTGCGGGTCGAGATCGTCGGCGTCTGCGGAACGGACGTGTCGCATTATCGAATGTTGCGCGAACCGATGATTCTCGGGCATCACGTCATCGGTCACATCGATCGAATCGGCGAGGTGGCGGCAAAGCGGTGGGGCTTGAAGGAGGGGGACAGAGTCGCGATGGAGGAGTACATCCCCTGCGGACATTGTGAACTGTGCCGCACGGGTAATTATCGGCTCTGCTCTGACACCGAACCAGGAGTCGGCATTCGCTATGGCGCCACGCCAATTGCCGTGTCTCCAAGCCTCTTTGGCGGGTTCAGCGAGTATATGTACCTGCACCCAAACGCGGTGGTCCACAAGCTCCCGGCACATGTCCCGGCCGTGGAGGCGGCTTTAACCCTACCTTTATCGAACGGGTTTGAGTGGATGCGCACCATCGGCCAAATCGGACCTGGCGATGTGGTCGTGATCCAGGGCCCTGGTCAACAGGGACTCGCCTCTGCGTTGGCGGCGAAAGCAGCGGGCGCAAAGGCGGTGATCGTCACGGGACGGAGCACCAGTGTTCGGCGCTTGGAGTTGGCTCGGCAGTTGGGCGCTGATTACACCGTCAACGTCAGTGAAGAGGATGTAGTCGTAAGGGTTCGGGAGATTACAGGCGGAGAGATGGCGGATGTCGTGTTGGATGTGACCAGCGGGGGCACCGAGCCTGTAGTGACGTCGCTGCAAGTCGTCAAAAAGCATGGCACGGTTTTGCTGGGAGCTTTGAAGCACCAACTGTTTCAGGAGTTCGATCTCGACATTATCTATCAAAAGAGCCTCACGGTGAAGGGCGTGCGCGGCCACAACTACGAGTCGGTGAAGATGGCTATCGACTTTGTGTCATCCGGGGTATTCCCGCTAAAGTTGATGAATTCACACGACTACAGGTTGGCCGACACCGATTTAGCGCTTCGTACCGCAGGGTCGATGGGTGAACCGAATCCACTGTTGGTCACCGTTTCCCCGTGGAAGTGA
- a CDS encoding LysR family transcriptional regulator, producing the protein MELKNIEAFLMVVQKGSFSAAADALFISQPTISVRIQQMEQQLKTPLFQRENGKRIVLTDTGKKVYPYFEEAFHLIQQALDVLQETPVSLERVQISCPNHMGVEIMPEVLKVLYHQFPNCEFLLKVSVNEQLIEDMQQGTVDLGFTYLRPSEPHENLSVIRVANEQNILVCAPDHPLAKMSEVSFRDLERERIIVYNRESFTTKIITHYLEKHHLKMYQQVEISNVGWLKMMVRKGLGIAFLQKIIVQEELENGKLVQVDLGRSLPPTPIYLLVRSNVNERIKETIIRTAKRAFSKL; encoded by the coding sequence GTGGAATTGAAGAACATCGAAGCGTTTTTGATGGTGGTTCAGAAGGGAAGCTTTTCGGCTGCTGCCGACGCTCTATTTATTAGTCAGCCGACGATTAGCGTGCGGATCCAACAGATGGAACAACAGTTGAAGACGCCGCTATTCCAGCGGGAAAACGGTAAACGGATCGTGCTGACCGATACTGGAAAGAAAGTGTACCCGTATTTTGAAGAGGCATTTCATTTAATTCAGCAAGCATTGGATGTTCTGCAAGAGACGCCTGTGTCCTTGGAGCGAGTTCAAATATCCTGTCCAAATCATATGGGCGTCGAAATCATGCCAGAGGTGTTGAAGGTCCTCTATCACCAGTTTCCGAACTGCGAGTTTCTATTAAAGGTCTCTGTAAACGAGCAATTGATTGAAGACATGCAACAAGGGACCGTCGATTTAGGATTTACGTACCTGCGTCCTTCTGAACCGCATGAGAACCTGTCGGTGATCCGAGTGGCCAATGAACAGAACATCCTCGTCTGTGCGCCTGACCATCCCTTGGCGAAGATGAGTGAGGTATCTTTTCGAGACTTGGAACGGGAGCGAATTATCGTCTACAATCGCGAATCGTTCACGACGAAAATTATTACGCACTATTTAGAGAAACATCACCTCAAGATGTATCAGCAAGTGGAAATTAGCAACGTCGGTTGGCTCAAGATGATGGTTCGCAAGGGGCTTGGTATCGCATTCCTCCAGAAAATCATCGTTCAAGAGGAGTTGGAAAACGGAAAGCTGGTCCAGGTCGACCTTGGCAGATCGCTTCCCCCTACACCGATTTACTTGTTGGTCCGGTCTAACGTCAACGAACGCATCAAAGAGACCATCATCCGGACCGCCAAACGGGCATTCTCGAAGTTATAG
- a CDS encoding cysteine hydrolase, whose protein sequence is MPIFEFCGERAALIVIDMQNAFLQEAYPSYVPDARQAVEGINALARICRGQQIPVIWTTHALKSDLSNRGLIPQAIARSLMEDGPGIELYSEMEVSSVDKVIRKTRFSAFWKTDLYDFLRVQGRDQLIIVGCVLNVCCETTARDAFQHDIQVFLPKELNKTRDHEDVGFGQYLAEEITASILTSLGNKFVHLIATDELMGELSLTRSSRGSHENIS, encoded by the coding sequence ATGCCTATTTTCGAGTTCTGTGGGGAGCGTGCAGCGCTCATCGTGATCGACATGCAGAACGCGTTTTTACAGGAGGCCTACCCGTCCTATGTGCCGGATGCAAGACAAGCTGTTGAGGGAATCAATGCGCTTGCGCGCATCTGCCGCGGCCAACAGATTCCGGTCATCTGGACGACACACGCGTTGAAGTCGGATCTCTCGAACAGGGGGCTCATACCGCAAGCGATTGCGCGATCGCTGATGGAGGACGGACCGGGTATTGAACTTTATTCGGAGATGGAAGTGTCATCTGTAGATAAGGTCATCCGAAAAACTAGGTTCAGTGCCTTTTGGAAAACCGATCTCTATGACTTTTTGCGGGTACAGGGGCGCGACCAGCTGATCATCGTCGGATGCGTTTTGAACGTGTGTTGTGAAACGACTGCGCGGGACGCGTTTCAACACGATATTCAGGTATTCCTGCCAAAGGAGTTAAACAAGACGAGAGATCACGAGGACGTCGGCTTTGGGCAGTATTTGGCGGAGGAGATCACCGCTTCGATTTTGACGAGCTTGGGCAACAAATTCGTGCATTTGATCGCGACCGATGAGCTGATGGGAGAACTGTCTCTGACGCGATCATCACGTGGTTCACATGAGAACATCAGCTAG